One genomic window of Gallaecimonas sp. GXIMD4217 includes the following:
- the speD gene encoding adenosylmethionine decarboxylase, whose amino-acid sequence MQESSTKLKLHGFNNLTKSLSFCLYDICYAKTEQQRKEYLEYIDEQYNADRLTDILTEVCDIIGANILNVARQDYEPQGASVTILVSEEPLKDSQKVDTSEKPGPLAPDSVVAHLNKSHICVHTYPESHPHEGICTFRADIEVSTCGVISPLKALNYLIHQLESDIVTVDYRVRGFTRDVNGVKHYIDHEINSIQNFISDDTKNMYQMVDVNVYQENIFHTKMMLKEYDLDHYLFGLKKKDLTGNEVEEISEKLWKEMQEIFYARNLPDVK is encoded by the coding sequence GTGCAAGAGTCCAGTACCAAGCTCAAGCTGCACGGCTTCAACAATCTGACCAAAAGCCTGAGCTTTTGTCTTTACGATATCTGCTACGCCAAGACGGAACAGCAGCGTAAGGAATACCTAGAGTACATTGACGAGCAGTACAATGCGGATCGTCTGACCGATATCCTGACCGAGGTCTGCGATATCATCGGCGCCAATATCCTCAATGTGGCCCGTCAGGACTACGAGCCCCAGGGCGCTTCCGTGACCATTTTGGTTTCCGAAGAACCCCTGAAAGACTCCCAGAAGGTCGACACCTCCGAGAAGCCGGGCCCGCTGGCCCCGGATTCCGTGGTGGCGCACCTGAACAAGTCCCACATCTGTGTGCACACTTACCCCGAGTCGCACCCCCATGAAGGCATCTGTACCTTCCGGGCCGACATCGAAGTGTCCACCTGTGGCGTGATCTCGCCCCTGAAGGCCCTGAACTACCTGATCCACCAGCTGGAGTCCGACATCGTCACCGTCGACTACCGGGTGCGTGGCTTCACCCGTGACGTGAACGGCGTCAAGCACTACATCGATCACGAGATCAACTCCATCCAGAACTTCATCAGCGACGATACCAAGAACATGTACCAGATGGTGGATGTGAACGTGTATCAGGAAAACATCTTCCATACCAAGATGATGCTCAAGGAGTACGATCTGGACCATTACCTGTTCGGCCTCAAGAAGAAGGATCTGACCGGTAACGAGGTGGAGGAGATCAGCGAGAAACTGTGGAAGGAGATGCAGGAAATCTTCTACGCGCGGAACCTGCCCGACGTCAAATGA
- a CDS encoding OsmC family protein, producing MQASVKWLDGMRFVATSGSGHALVMDGSGPEGQAASPMEMVLMAVGGCSSVDVVSILKKARQDVADVEVLVKADRADTTPRVFTRIELEFVVTGRNVSETHVQRAVALSMDKYCSVSRMLEQAAEIHHSYRIVESEPSA from the coding sequence ATGCAGGCAAGTGTGAAATGGCTGGACGGCATGCGTTTCGTAGCCACCTCCGGCTCCGGGCACGCCCTGGTCATGGACGGTTCCGGCCCCGAAGGCCAGGCCGCCAGTCCCATGGAAATGGTGTTGATGGCCGTGGGCGGATGCAGCTCTGTGGATGTGGTGTCTATCCTGAAAAAGGCCCGCCAGGACGTGGCGGACGTGGAGGTGCTGGTCAAGGCGGACCGGGCCGACACCACCCCCAGGGTCTTTACGCGGATCGAGTTGGAATTTGTGGTGACTGGGCGTAATGTGAGCGAAACTCATGTGCAGCGGGCCGTGGCCCTGTCCATGGACAAGTACTGCTCGGTGTCCAGGATGCTGGAACAAGCCGCAGAGATACACCACAGTTACCGTATCGTTGAGTCAGAGCCGTCGGCCTAA
- the crp gene encoding cAMP-activated global transcriptional regulator CRP, whose protein sequence is MTFLPRLQGDPVLEWFLSQCHVKNYGNKSTLIHQGEVADTLYYIVKGSVAVLIKDDEGKEMILSYLNQGDFIGELGLFEEEPVRTAWVRTKSPCSIAEISYQKFRQLIQQKPEILMKVSSQMARRLRQTSRKVGDLAFLDVAGRIAQTLLNLAQQPDAMTHPDGMQIKITRQEIGQIVGCSRETVGRVLKMLEEQNLIHARGKTIVVYGTR, encoded by the coding sequence ATGACCTTTCTGCCCCGCCTGCAAGGCGATCCGGTGCTGGAATGGTTCCTTTCCCAGTGCCACGTCAAGAACTATGGCAACAAGAGCACCCTGATCCACCAGGGCGAAGTGGCAGATACCCTTTATTACATCGTCAAGGGATCCGTCGCCGTGCTGATCAAGGATGATGAAGGCAAGGAGATGATCCTGTCCTACCTGAACCAGGGGGACTTCATCGGCGAGCTTGGCCTGTTCGAAGAGGAGCCGGTGCGCACCGCCTGGGTCAGGACCAAGAGCCCCTGCTCCATCGCCGAGATTTCCTACCAGAAGTTCCGCCAGCTGATCCAGCAAAAGCCGGAAATCCTGATGAAGGTCTCCTCGCAGATGGCCAGGCGACTGCGCCAGACCAGCCGCAAGGTGGGCGACCTGGCCTTCCTGGACGTGGCCGGCCGCATCGCCCAGACCCTGCTGAACCTGGCCCAGCAGCCGGATGCCATGACCCATCCAGACGGCATGCAGATCAAGATCACCCGCCAGGAGATAGGCCAGATCGTCGGCTGCTCCAGGGAGACAGTGGGCCGGGTATTGAAGATGCTGGAAGAGCAGAACCTGATCCACGCCCGCGGCAAGACCATAGTGGTCTACGGCACGCGCTGA
- a CDS encoding reprolysin-like metallopeptidase, protein MARIALLLALLSHGSWALDWQQQDGRLYADPLALRQSVLAERRLSLPLPERTLALRLEPVALMAPALAARYPDIHSFRIFEGLRPAGRLTLTKQGLSALVMDGRHHWYLQSQPDGSLSWRQQRPQEGWQEQLRRPKTAAPRRQARQDSAVRQYRLAVAASSSYTAFHGGSKADALAAIVTTLNNLSAIFERDLGIRFQLVADNDQLIFTDPASDPFNDDNDDIDVVTAVINDRIGADNYDLGHVFNTGSGGIASVGVTCSGFKAEGVSGSSNPVGRFYDIDVVAHEFGHQFAAEHSFNGQAGACAGNRVADSAFEPGSGSTIMSYAGICAEQNLQGFSDTYFHSHSIAQIRAFQAGLGCGQVMVTGNAAPSLSVPAAAVIPAQTPFALSGSGSDDNGDSLDFNWEQIDLGAVSNGVAEMVDDGTRPLFRSLVPNASAERELPMRQSLLTGQAALGEVLPSTDRVLHFRLVARDGRGGVSTGETSLQVVASAGPVAFMAPASGNVWVAGRSFTTSWQTAGSQLSPISCSQVALDLSTDNGQFFAPLLASTANDGSEEVMLPAGSASQARLRLRCLQQPFFAISDAFAITTSVDPEVPVITGQQQLAIAEDQPLSLAVTQLFISDSDTPFPDGFSLEAFDGNNYGLSGLRLTPDRDFNGTLQVPVRVFDGSHLSNLFQLRVQVTPVNDAPLAVDDSASVQAGQQLRIEPLVNDSDVDGDALTLVSFDYQGSGQLSQDGNALLYSPASGFSGNEFIDYQISDGELSAAARISLSVVAPPAQAQSGGGGGGALGWLWLLALGNLGRRTRRSHAECACYLPCCCPGCNSSP, encoded by the coding sequence ATGGCGAGGATCGCACTGTTGCTGGCGCTGCTGTCCCATGGCAGCTGGGCACTGGACTGGCAACAGCAGGACGGGCGCCTCTATGCCGACCCCCTGGCCCTGCGCCAGAGCGTGCTGGCGGAGCGCCGACTCAGCCTGCCCCTGCCCGAGCGGACCCTGGCGCTGCGCCTGGAGCCGGTGGCGCTGATGGCACCGGCCCTGGCGGCCCGCTACCCGGATATCCATAGCTTCAGGATTTTTGAAGGGCTACGGCCGGCGGGGCGGCTGACCCTCACCAAACAGGGCCTGAGCGCCCTGGTGATGGACGGTCGCCACCACTGGTATCTGCAAAGCCAGCCGGACGGCAGCCTTTCCTGGCGCCAGCAGCGGCCACAAGAGGGCTGGCAGGAGCAGCTGCGTCGCCCCAAGACGGCCGCCCCCAGGCGCCAGGCCCGCCAGGACAGTGCCGTCCGCCAGTACCGGCTGGCGGTGGCGGCCAGCAGCAGCTACACCGCCTTCCACGGCGGCAGCAAGGCCGACGCCCTGGCCGCCATTGTCACCACCCTCAACAACCTCAGCGCCATCTTCGAACGGGATCTGGGGATCCGCTTCCAGCTGGTGGCGGACAACGACCAGCTGATCTTCACCGATCCGGCCAGCGACCCCTTCAACGACGACAACGACGACATCGATGTGGTCACGGCCGTCATCAACGACCGTATCGGCGCCGACAACTATGATCTTGGCCATGTCTTCAACACCGGCTCCGGGGGCATCGCCTCGGTGGGTGTGACCTGCTCCGGCTTCAAGGCCGAGGGGGTCAGCGGCAGCAGCAACCCGGTCGGCCGCTTCTATGATATCGACGTGGTGGCCCACGAATTCGGCCACCAGTTTGCCGCCGAGCACAGCTTCAACGGCCAGGCCGGTGCCTGCGCCGGTAACAGGGTGGCGGACAGTGCCTTTGAGCCCGGCTCCGGCTCCACCATCATGTCCTATGCCGGCATCTGCGCCGAGCAGAACCTGCAGGGCTTCTCCGACACCTATTTCCACAGCCATTCCATAGCGCAGATCCGCGCCTTCCAGGCCGGCCTGGGCTGTGGTCAGGTCATGGTCACCGGCAATGCCGCCCCTAGCCTGTCGGTGCCGGCGGCGGCGGTGATCCCCGCCCAGACCCCCTTTGCCCTCAGCGGCAGCGGCTCGGACGATAACGGCGACAGCCTCGACTTCAACTGGGAGCAGATCGACCTGGGCGCCGTTTCCAACGGCGTGGCGGAGATGGTGGACGACGGCACCCGGCCGCTGTTCCGCTCCCTGGTGCCAAACGCCAGTGCCGAGCGGGAGCTGCCAATGCGGCAGAGCCTGTTGACGGGGCAAGCGGCATTGGGGGAGGTGTTGCCCAGCACCGACCGGGTGCTGCACTTCCGGCTCGTCGCCCGGGACGGCCGGGGTGGGGTCAGTACCGGGGAAACCAGCCTGCAGGTGGTCGCCTCGGCCGGGCCCGTGGCCTTCATGGCGCCGGCCAGCGGCAATGTCTGGGTGGCCGGGCGCAGCTTCACCACCAGCTGGCAAACGGCCGGCAGCCAGCTCAGCCCCATTTCCTGCAGCCAGGTGGCCCTGGACTTGTCCACCGACAACGGCCAGTTCTTCGCACCACTGCTGGCCAGCACCGCCAACGACGGCAGCGAGGAGGTGATGCTGCCGGCGGGCAGTGCCAGCCAGGCCAGGCTGCGGCTGCGCTGCCTGCAGCAGCCCTTCTTCGCCATCTCGGACGCCTTTGCCATCACCACCAGCGTCGACCCCGAGGTGCCGGTGATCACCGGCCAGCAGCAGCTCGCCATCGCCGAGGACCAGCCCCTGTCGCTGGCGGTCACGCAGCTGTTCATCTCGGACAGCGACACCCCCTTCCCGGACGGCTTCAGCCTGGAGGCCTTCGATGGGAACAATTATGGCCTGTCCGGCTTGCGGCTCACCCCGGACCGGGATTTCAACGGTACCCTGCAGGTGCCGGTGCGGGTCTTCGACGGCAGCCACCTGTCCAACCTCTTCCAGTTGCGCGTCCAGGTGACCCCGGTCAACGACGCCCCCCTGGCCGTCGATGACAGCGCCAGCGTCCAGGCCGGCCAGCAGCTGCGCATCGAGCCCCTGGTCAACGACAGCGACGTGGACGGCGACGCCCTGACCCTGGTCTCCTTCGACTACCAGGGCAGCGGCCAGCTCAGCCAGGACGGCAATGCGCTGCTGTACAGCCCGGCCTCCGGCTTCAGCGGCAATGAATTCATCGATTACCAGATCAGCGACGGCGAGCTGAGCGCCGCTGCCCGCATCAGCCTCAGCGTGGTGGCGCCACCGGCCCAGGCCCAGTCAGGTGGCGGCGGTGGCGGTGCCCTGGGCTGGCTTTGGCTGCTGGCCCTTGGTAACTTAGGGAGACGCACCCGAAGGAGTCATGCTGAATGCGCCTGCTACTTGCCCTGTTGTTGCCCTGGCTGCAATTCTTCACCATAG